In Leishmania braziliensis MHOM/BR/75/M2904 complete genome, chromosome 14, the sequence TACAGTGACCCACGTATGCATGGAGTCGCCGCGCGTGGTGCAGAGCAATGGCGCCGCGGCTAGTCCTGCGGGGCCGCAAGTGCGCAACCGGTGCGCCATTGCTGTGAAGAATAATGTGCAGTACCTCTTCGTGGTGGTGCCAAAGGCAAAGCCCCCTAAGATTGAGCTTGAGCCGCTCATGTTCTTCGAAACCCCCTCACCAGCGCCGGATCCACAACAGACCAAAGAGCTGTATGCGCCGGTGCAGGACAAATGGAGCGTCTCTGTGGTGGTACCGCTGGAAGTAAATGGTAGtggtcagctgcagcgctccaTCGTGTTCCCTGCTACAGAgttcgcctctctcgctgacTTGCGGCAGCAGTGTGGCCCTTTCACATCTTTCCAGGAGTACCCGGCACTCTTCGGGTGCCTCAGGGTCGATAGAGTGTATGTGCttgtcgccaccgctgtcacagtggcggtgtcgctgccgttTGCCGGTGCGATCTACAATGTAGAGGGGACGGCATGGGTACCGTTCGACCTACCTGGGGTGGcccctgtgcgtgtgagtcCGACGGACCGGACACGGCTGCGCGAGTTTCAGGAGCACACGTACGGCCAAGGCTACTACTACAGCGACGACGTGAACCTCATGCTGCCCTTCCCGTTCACAAAGCCGGAAAGCTACACACCGCCGGACATGGCGTGCGACTGGTCCTGCCACCTGCGCAAGCCTTTCTCAGTCTGCTCGCTGGTGGAGGCATGTTCTTTGCTGGTGCGTGGCTTCGCCGGAGAGCGCGTGTGCACACTGAAGGACGGCGATGGGCTGCACCTAGTCCTGCTGGGAAGACAGAACGACATCAACCCAGGACCGCGGTACCTCAGCCGCGGCCTTAACTCGGCGAACGGCGCCGGCAATGACCACTACTACGAGTACATTCTCTGGAAATACCACGGCGCCGACACCGTCACCTTCACACGCCACTCGATCCTGCGCGGTACTGTTCCAGTGCATTGGACAACGCAGATGAGCGTGACGCTCTCCGAACCAGCGATGATATTCAGCAGCGATAAGGCCGAGGTACTCCGCGGCAGTGCGGCGTACTTCAACCGCACGTTCCAGAACCTGAAGCATGTGATGCTGCTCGACACAAATGGCCGCAGCGTGGCAAATCCGCAAGTGCGATGCATTaacctcctccgcctcaaTCCGCAAAGCGGCGAAGATGTGCTGGCACGCCACTTTTTGGATGCTGTGCAGATGTCAGACGCGATCCTCAAGCAAAAGTTCCCCGGCAGCAGCCTCGACCTTGTCCATGTCGACTGGCTAAACCTCATCAAAGAGTACGGTATCAATGCTGCGACTGCTACGTTTTGGGAGGCGTCCATGGGGTTTCTCGGCACTGCGTCCTCACCGGAGGACTCAAT encodes:
- a CDS encoding putative inositol 5'-phosphatase; its protein translation is MESPRVVQSNGAAASPAGPQVRNRCAIAVKNNVQYLFVVVPKAKPPKIELEPLMFFETPSPAPDPQQTKELYAPVQDKWSVSVVVPLEVNGSGQLQRSIVFPATEFASLADLRQQCGPFTSFQEYPALFGCLRVDRVYVLVATAVTVAVSLPFAGAIYNVEGTAWVPFDLPGVAPVRVSPTDRTRLREFQEHTYGQGYYYSDDVNLMLPFPFTKPESYTPPDMACDWSCHLRKPFSVCSLVEACSLLVRGFAGERVCTLKDGDGLHLVLLGRQNDINPGPRYLSRGLNSANGAGNDHYYEYILWKYHGADTVTFTRHSILRGTVPVHWTTQMSVTLSEPAMIFSSDKAEVLRGSAAYFNRTFQNLKHVMLLDTNGRSVANPQVRCINLLRLNPQSGEDVLARHFLDAVQMSDAILKQKFPGSSLDLVHVDWLNLIKEYGINAATATFWEASMGFLGTASSPEDSMMTVGMIRRTGDVERLITQSRFVRLNCADSLDRTNLGCFFTCLQLSIAMLITQRIPYTNFQDSPPVPGLDASEEVDQEGGYTAAVAPISGTKQAVRKPFVSTWNDARDPRCIPPPIVRALAQLFVNNGDCVAMLYTNSAAMHSNILRGVCGMRMQGHNAVIATQRKFQNVFEDRKKHRCIELLLGRNQGTHFPSLSRVYLLRPVPYMQWSCAVVVVGVPDTVTTGEIEATVRRVWESGVTAQLAARQLPLIESSALCFVVTLSEASVKQEQDGPALSIQQDSSGGMPPEGDLEEDAAQEDNAPFQRNERLAIIEFDPNLCIAVDAATLLRQQGFLPLGGSNCILAPYAYPLQRANDSSRMSGAVKNVGSSLKRGLTSLVRGLN